In Ciconia boyciana chromosome 1, ASM3463844v1, whole genome shotgun sequence, the genomic stretch CATTCAGCTGCCCTTTTCCAAAAGGCCTAGTCTCCTCCTgctgaaagctatttttaaataatgttaactgcttgtttttcttactATGTGGTACATACTCAGGCATTTTGACATGGTGAGTGCTTAGGAAAGACTTCGTTTCCTCAGGGTAGATGGTTTTTAAGTCAAAGTCTTCATTGCAGCTTTTTTCAATTTTGGATTCCGAGATCACTTTATCAGTTAAAGATTTTACATGCTGACCGCACTCTTTAATTGAACTAAGTTGATCTGTAATGCAAAGCCCACCACCTAAAAAGTAATcagattcttttaaaattgcctttgctttttgatAGGCATTTTTAGAGACTGTTACCTGCTTTCCACTTGCAGTGCTGAACTCAAAAGCTGGATTTGAAATCAATTCAGTGCtggcattttcttccctttttggtAACACCATCTGCATTTTCCCAGGAACTACTTCAGTGTGCATTTCAGACTTTTCAACATCTTCCTCAACTAAATATGCTTCTTGTACATACAATGAATTATTACcttccatttctgaaaagaGCTGTCTAGCTTTCCTGAGTGACTCTTCTGATAGTTGTACAGGCTTACCACTTGCTGTACGAAAAAATCCAAGACTGCTTGTAGAAGAATCCGACTGCTTTATCTGCTTATCTGGAACAGGCAAGTGCCCTAAAAGCTTAATATTCTGTTCAAAGCATGGCCTCTGAGAATTTGAAACAGACTTTGCATCTGCAAATGCATTTGTATCTTGGTGTCCATTTTCACTAGCAGTTGcatttactttaataaaatgGGATGCGGCTGAATTAATCTCTTCACTTCTTGTAGCATTTAAAAACTTAGCAGAATTAGGACACTCAGCATGGATGACGGAAGATGAATTTCCAGCAATTTCTGTTTGATTAGTTCTTGAGTTAGTCTCAATTTCATGTTTTACAGATTCACTGTAGTCTTCTTGAAACATTTGTCTGACTCTTACTAATGCACTTTCGGAAACAGAAACTGCTTTACCTTTTGCTGTACTAAACACAATTTGTTTCAGATCACCCTTTTGATTTTCAATATTAAGCGTTGTTTCTTTTAACCTGGTTAAATTAGTTTCATCTTCAGGAAGACTGACTAGTGACTGGTTTTGGCAAGCATTAACTGTGGTGTCTGTGAAGCAGTTTGTATCAGCACAAGGTTCATTTAAATAGTCTAAGTCAAATTCCTTACTGTCACAGTTCAAATGAGAAGAGATATTTTTTGAAGTTAAGAGGAGGGATTGATTAGATTTATTGTTACTAACCTCAACAAATAAAGTACTTTTTGTATCTCCAGGCAAAGAATTCTCTTCAAGGTCATTTGATACCTTCATGAAATGCAGAGATGCGGCAGAGTGCACAGGAAAATCATGCATGTCTTCTGAATCATCCCTCTTTTTTGCTGAGTATTCTGTCCTCTCTGCAAACAGTTTTCCATCTTCAGACCAATGAGTTCTACTTAAAGCATCACTCTCCTGTCCGGGAAGGGATTCCAATTCTGACTTTCCAGGTCTGACATCAGGTTTTTTATGTGCATACGAAGTTACTGAACTTCTTTCACAATCTTCACCTAGATTAACAAATGTATCTACTTTAACAGTATCAAGAATCACAGTGTGTTTAATGGGACTGCTCTCTACTGTCTGCTTAAACTGATCTCCAGGTTCTTCAGGAacaagctttttattaaaattaagtttttctgGATCACATTGAGCACTGCTCTCAATGCATAAGTCACAGTCTTTGACACAGTTTTTACCACATTTCCTTGTCTTTAAGGGGTTCTCAAAACTGTCATTATGTTCCTTTTCTAAatcaacattttctgcaaaaaactGTTCAGCTTTAGCCAAAAATCCATCAGCAATTGTTATTGTCTTGCCACTAGCAGTACAAAAACCAGTCAGATAACTCCccttcacttcatttttttcaacatCCACCTCTTGCTTGAAAGGTATTTGAACACAATGGTGAGAAcctatttttattctgctttcattcaCTAACGGGACCTTATCATGGATGGTGTCTTCTCCTTCCGTATTTTTACtatttgtcttttgtttatCAGAGTTCTCCAAAACATTTACATCTCTTTCTCCACACTGTACATTGAGCAACTGTAGAGAATTATCCAAAGCTGCATCAGAAATGGATATGTCACCACCAGCTGGAGTTCGAAATTTGTGTGACAAGTGttcattttcctgctttctgtcttctcctttcTGATGAGGAGACAGGTTTTCCATTTCATCTGGTATGCTTAAACTATGTTCTTCTGCAGTTGTAATAGCATCTCCTAGACATGTTACATCTAATGAGTCTTCCTGCAAAACACCTTCAACTTGGCAACCTCCTTGATTCAAAAATTGTTTGGAAGTTTTATGATTCTGGTTATGTTTTTTAATGGATGATAGACTGTTCATGATAGTGTTAGTACTATTGCAATTAACACTTTCATTATCATTTATTGATCTTTTTGTCcaattttccatattttctttaaatggtgTACTGAtactttcctcattttttttctgcacgTGGTGGGCAACAGAACCTGCGTGGGAAATGGCATCTatgcttttgaaatctgaaacaaaaacagtttttcctttgttttcttttgtcaggCATCTGACAAAATTACAGTTAAAAGACATATGCCCATTTGAATTGCGACATCTAGTACTAGTTTCAGAAGATTTAAACAAATAGTTATCATCATCCAAGTCCCTGAAGAGCTCTGCAGATCTGGTCAAAGCCGccttagaaatatttatttttttatttccagctgaagTAAAGCCTACAAAATTAGAAAAGCTGTCCTGTTTAGCTACTGGAAAGCTCCCATCAGAtattctattttcatttctgtccaAGTTAGTAAAAGTAacctttttgtcatttttatggaaaaccactgcattttctttttcatattccACCACTTTAGAATCTTCATTTGTGTCTTCCTGCTTAGTACAATACTTGTCATTTTTTATTggattttcagatttaaaagtgCTGCAAAAATCAGTATCTTTCCTTGtttcagaagtattttccaCATTTGTTGTTCCATGTATTTCTACAGTTCCGAATTGTTGAAAGGCACGACTTTGTATCgtgttacttttctttctaaactgtGTAAATTCAAACTGACTACCTGTTTCTTCCAGGATACTAGAAAGTTCAGCAATTTCAGCTTCTTGGCTTGCTGTCAAggtttgatttgtttcttgCAAGGATTGTTCATTTCTAGGAAAGCTTTTACACAAGCCAACTTTATGTGGAATAAAATGTGTATGCCTGGGCTCAAGAAAACTTGTCTGTGAGTCTAAAGAATCAGGTAAATTACTGCCCAACTTGCTTTCTGAATCTGAGAAAAActtattctcctttttaatttgatttgaaaaGTTTCTGACTCTTTCCATGGAAGAGGCTTCAAAGCATTCATTTTCAATATCTTTGAATAGCATTTTGCCCTTTGCTATACTgacttcagaaaatgtaatcTGCTTATTGGAAGCAGTCTGAAAGCCACCAAAGCCCAGGTTCAAACCACATGCATTAAGATTTTCTGATGATTTCCCTTTATACTTCAGGTTCTCCTTTGACTTTGTGCTGGAATACATAGGTGCtacttgtttatcttcttcagaaattacttcatttaAAGAATTACCATCTATACAATCTAACAATTCTTTAGCAATCTCTACAGCTACTTTATTGCAAGCAGCTGCTTGAAGGCTTTCATTGTTGTCAACTGACTTTGGCTCTTGATTGTCAGCTACAACTTCTAAAAAGGCACCTGCATCTGTTTTCTCCCCTGGTTTTAACCCAGTAGTATCATTTTCCAAGCAGTTTATTCCCAAAGGTCCAAGTACTTCTCTACAGTCAACTACTGACCATTGGTCTGTAGCATGCCTTTTATCAGTTGATATTTTACTGCAACAACCACTGCTGACTCCATTTATGCCAAAGTTGGTCTGACTCAAAGTATTATTGAAAGCGCCGTTTGTAAAAGACGTAGTGTCATGGTACATATCAATCAAGCGTTCATTATCCCTAGGAGAAGACCATGCAAATTGTTCTTTAAGGCTCCAAGGTACAGTAGCTCCATCGTTCACATTAGCACTCAAGTACTTATCTTCCTCACCCTTCTCTAAGCAACAGCCTTTAGGGAGCAATCTGGAACGCTTTCTTGCCATTAGGCCTGCTGAAGTTAGAACTTTACgttttatatttgaaattatttcactaTTTAAAGAATCTGTTGTGTCTTCTTTCTGTGTATTAGATACTTCTAAGCATGTTAATGATGTAGCAGGTTGATCCTCTCTtgcatttttccccaagtctCTCAGGTCTTGTTGCTTCAGCCTATCATTGAAGGAATTATCAGATGAATTATCCATTATAtccatttttaaagtacaagtgctgaaattgttttcctttatattcGATTGCAAATGCTTTCTCTCAGCAAAAAGCAAGCAGTCTACAAAAGAagacattacagaaaaaaaagtgttaataaATTAGTTCTCATTTATACAAACAAATGCAGATTCaagattttcataaaattttggCCCATAAGATCATTTCTACACGTTTAAGACTGGTACCATAAATATcgcttttgttttcaaatgtgaaCGCTTTGACAAGATTGGAGATCTGTTTAATCTAATCATGTTCTAATAACCAGAAACAACTGAGTAGCCTGCAGGTAATGctatcagttaaaaaaaaataaaaataatccatttttacTTGTAATGAAATTTGAAGAGATGGGCTTCCATTCCTTGTGTCTTAACATAAGGActtttttcaaactttaaagAGAAGTACTTCAATTCCTAATATTAAGTAATTCTTCTAGCAAGAacaatggcttttaaaaataggagtatgtgcttgcttttgttatatataatttgttttttgaaatattttgtgcttCTGGAAGAAACAGATATACAGTCTTAAATCCcctaattttagaaaaataacaatacaaCTTTATCATTCTTTATGATCTCTTAGAAGTTATCAACTCACACAAGATGGCCCTTGACACTATGGATGTCTAGACAGCATTGACAAAGATAATTAAGCTTGTCAATTAGCATAATGGTTCAAGGTGGAAGTGTCTATTCCAGAAACTAATCTGAGACTAAAACAGTAAGCTACCACCAGactatttgaaaataatgctATTCTGTCACTATTATTGTAACAGACCAATTCCACATCTCGATTCCCAGACTAGTCAGTTGCAGGGATTTTATCTGAAACATTTACATAAAAGgttcttaataaataaatacagaaccCTCCACAAATGATGAAAAGCTTAATAATATACCTTGCTTATCAACACTGGCCACATGACAACCTTCAAATTCACACAAATCAGATTCCAAGTGTGGTAATACAGGATGAATAGGCAACTCAGAGGTtacttctttctgtattttttcttcttgatacAGTAAAGTATTATTTATTGTATAAATAAATCTCTTGGATCTCTTTCTCAAGTTGGATAACATATTCAGTCTTTTAAAGCCAGACTTTGTAAGAGTATTTTCACTGTTTGTTAAATGTAGGTCATTGCAATTATCTGGAGATGTAGCATGACATACGAGTGGGTGAGACAGAACATCAGTTACAACAGATTtagaagttgtttttaaatgcttggaAAAGCTGCCACTGTAGACTACAGAATACTCCATGACATTTGTACTTTCAATTGAAAAAGAATTACGGTTTAAGAAGCTCATTTTGGAAACCTTCTCAGCTGCACATCCTTTCACTAAGTTTGGATCTTGAACACTCAGAGACACAGATTTTACTGGAGTTATTTCCAATGTTGggttgttttcagaatttttcactTCACAGCACTTTTCTGACAAATTGACACTCAACAGCTTTTGTGCTTTTATCAAGCCTGAAGTATTCAGTAAAGATGTTTCCACAGCATCATCATCGGTCATTAGTATTGACTTCTCTTCTAAATTTTTCTCTCCACGTAAGTCAGAGGTTGGAGAGCTACATATAGACATTTCCAAGTGAGTTACGTCAAGATCAGATAAGTTCAGTTGAGACCACTGGCTTGATGATGATGGCATATCTTCTTTCACAGGCTTCTCATTCTCAGATGACTTGTGTGCTCTATAATCTTGCACATCTCCTGCGATCTTAAGTGACTCCAATTCCTTTTCGTGTCCTATTAAACAGCCATCTTTACCATCCCCTGTATCTTCATCTGTGTTTTGGAGTAAAGAATCCTTCATTTCAATAGAGTGGCTTTTTTCAGTCCAGCTAGTTGTTTTCACTTCCTGTGAAATGCCAGTATTTCTTCTATTAGGCTGCTCAGAAGGAACATTCCCCTCTCCTTGTGCTTTATCTGtgtttatttcacatttctctaCTGCATCCAGAGCACGTGGCATCAGCAGAAGAGTTCCATCGGACTTAGCAGGCATGTTGAATGTGTCCTCAAAGCTATTCATCTCACCAAATAAGCCATCTAACGTCTCCGACTCTAAACAATTTAGAGAagatggggagaggaaaagaatttaaaaagtaagttttaGGAAATAACTTAGGAACAGTGTTGGGTTTTTATAGGTAAATACAGCTTCCAATTTTATGGCAATTACCTTTACTCAGGAAtgagtttagaaaaataaacctaCATGTCTTTAAAGTAGGTAACTCTTCAACAGCAGCTGTTAGAGGAAACAGGAGGCAAAGGACATACATGCAGATGCCCTGGCCTCCTGAGGACTGTGGTGGTTAAACAGGTTTCCAAGATGAAACCTAGCTGCCTcaaaagaattttgttttttctacagACAGGAGAATGAGTAGGTAATTTTACAAGAtaaatgtttagattttttttcctccaaaatttaTACCAGATGGTAGGCACTAAACACCTTAAGAAGCTGCCTATTTTTGTCTACAACTGGCAGCTAAGGAAACTGTTATTTACAGATGATTCTAGTAAACTATCTTTTGTTTTGATATAGAATAGTATAGTGTCTAGAAGGATTTagaaaatattctcattttttaaatttattaggAAGCTTTTAAGAAGTTACAAATGATTGGCacaaatattagaaaaataatgacaattttttgtttgtgtagaGAAATAATatgcagtggggaaaaaaataacctaaacTCTACTTCATAGACAGCCTTAAAAGCTTACACataccaaataaaaatattactttctcAAATGTATGAAACTAGGCCTACCTATCAAAATATCTCACATTCAAAAAGATAGCTAGGTTTTCTTTTGAGAGTACTTTTTAAGGCTTTTTCATATCAAATAAATTGTAAACAAGCACCTAGAAAACATCCTTGTCCTCTGTTTTCCTTGGGCACATAACCAATAGCTTAACTTTTTCAGGTACAATTTCTATAATTTAGAACTATTTTCCCTATTAGAACTTTTAAATAACCTAGTGCATGAAAGATTTTCCATTTGGAAGTCCACAGAAGATTTCCCAATACTGGGTCACACACATCCAACTATTTTTAACACATCCATTGATGGTTCATGCCCATGCTGTAGGCATAAAACCACCTCTTTCATCACATCTCTCTAACAGTTACCCATTCTCTTTACTTTCTGTTTTTGGCCTGAGTGGCAGAAGGTCTAAACAAGATCTCGAAAAGAAGAAACTAACACTACAGATCGAGTGTACAGGTTCTTTTCCCTTAATGAAGTGCATTCCTGTGGAGTAACTTCTGTGCTACTGTAATAATTTGTCAACAGAGCTTTCTAAAAAGACAcagttgtatttctttttactgaaaCAGGAGCCATTACCTTTAATcgaaaaagaaaaccaggagTATCTGAAAGATTGTAAAGATACTGGTTGTACACTGAATAACCTGATGCTGGCGGGGGGCAGAAATCAGAGAAGTTCATTTTGACTTCTAAACTCACTGGAGAGTCAGTGAAATGACAACCCCAAAAACAAGGACTACACAACAGAATTCTCCTGTTTTCCCAGTAAGTGCCCTAACCAGACAATAActacttaatttattttctcagtgccTCTCCTTCTGGGTAAGTAATACaatactcagaaaaaaagaagcttaaaCATAAGATGTTTCTGCTCTGGAGTCATATATTGGCTGTTAGAACATATTGCCCCATTTCAGGTTGGAATCCTTATTAGCAGAGGGTATTGAACCTATTTCTCCTACTTCATGAATAGTTCTAGACACTGAGGTTAAAGACAGACCATTTACTCTGATCAGGGTTATAAACGGAATGACataattttggtttttgaaTTAAAGAGTTTAAATATGAAGTTTTGGGCAACAGGCCAGAGTAAAGTATCTAAAATGTTATGGAATTTCATGTTTCCCATTAGTTTTTCAATTTAAATAGCTTCCCAGTCAACATGCTGATTATTATGTATTTGAAGAATCTTAACTCTGAATCCATGGTTATATACCTACAGCAAAGCTGTGAATTCTGCTACAAGGGCCAGATGCCTAAAGCTTAGTGTTAAAATGACCAGTCTTAGACTTGCTTAAACTAGGGACATGAACCTTAGGAATTAATGACTGGGTTACAAATGGGTATGCAATGAATATGCAAATTTAGCTCCTTTTGTGAAATTCTGAAGTGTTAATACATGACAGTACATATCTTGCAGTCCATAGTTACGCTAAAtgtaaaacagttaaaaaaagctttcctcttcccccaaatTATTACAactaaaaatacaacaaatccagcaaaaaaaaaatatctttgaaatatttggtaGTTCTTGTACTTTGGACTGAGTGCATATATTCAGTCTCACTGCTATTAAGGACGCAACTGGTACAATATAAATAATCTCTTCATATCCTTAAAATCATGCAGGTATTCAAATCAGTATTATGatctctcttattttctttgactgaaacaaaaattacacCTAATAAAACTGATTGCCTTTCATGATCATACAACACAATTCCAGAGAAAACCAACATTTGAAAGGTACAAACATGGAGGTTTGAGTGATCCTTCTTTTTACGCTGCATCTTCAAATGCCAAGTTAACTATTATCAAAGGGGGAAGACAGAGggaagggcaaaaaaaaaaaagacacagttgcaaaagttattttgtactttaaaaataaaaccatgtttcttcttccttttatttttactcattGTTTTAACTAGCCTTCTCTACTACAGTATGGGATGTAATAAGCCATTTTGGAACACAACAGAGGACATTAATTTGTCCTtcatttctaaaagcattttactGACTACAGATTGCTTGAATATGTTTACTAccaactacattttttttctgagcatgtTTGAACCTACAATACAAAAATAGCAGTATATATTGTTCTGCAAACAACAATGCTTCCTGATCCCAGCATTCTCAGCCCTCCTTGTCAAATTCTAAACCACCACCAAACAACGTACCaacaaacaatatttttagGGCAGTCCATTCAATTCAGATAAGGAGACATACAATCCTAAGGATATATCGTCCTGTCTAGCCTGTGTCAATCTCTACAGCACCCTTTTACACCCACACATGCTGAACAAAGTTCTGTTAATATTCTTCCCTTCTGCCATTCTcaacaaaaatcaaaaagctCACACTGAAGTGTACATTTTCACTTGTTCACTAACATGATCTAAgaacacagaatgaaaacatttttttcccttggctgagtattttctgcattcatttaaaaaaaaaattaacatttctttttcctaaaggaTTTGTCACATTTTGAACTACTAATAGGTGaagtaaatgaagaaaggatacagcaagattaaaaaacaagctCACCACAGAATAATGAGTATTGGGGTGAAGCTTCATGATAAAGCTAAACATTCAATAGCTAGAAGTAGTAGTCTTGCTCCCCCTTGAGCCTAtaccatttttctctctcagctcTCGCATACAGTCTCACGTCTTCACTTACACCAGTACTAATCTGGTTGTCATCCAGTGGCATGATAACCTGATTTAATTCACTGACTCATCAGAAACTGATTCCCTTTTTTAAGGCCAGATTAGTTTTACAAAGTTGAATCAATTCAGGAAGTGGAACTAACACAGCTGGCAGAGGAAATAAGCCATAGGATCAGCTCAAGACATACAATGTAACTTTACCCTCAGTCTTGCTTCACAGTATACTCTGTAGTAAAGCATCAATGCATACCAAAATCTTTGATGTCGTCTTCAGCATTTAGCTTTACTGTCTCTGGTACAGACAGCACACTTGTATTACTTGTCCCAGGACATTTACCATGGTTGGAAAAAAAGTTGTGCAACACCTGTAAACCAAAGACAAAAACTGTTATATTACATACTAGTAAGTGTCACTTTAACAGTAAAGCATGCAACTCTAGACATTTACTGCAGTATCTGAGTAACTCTGCATCTCTTAAAATGAAAGGTAACATTTGCACGAGtacacttgaaaataaataagcagataattctcattttcagtgcaaaCCAGGTTCCATTCTACAATCAATTTAAGAGCAGCGAATGGGTTCAGCAGTTTAGTATAAGCAAGCCTCTCAAAAACGAACAAAGGAGATataaggaaggagaaagcttATTTTAACTTGTAACCGTTTGTTAATTGTGAAGTTGCAGGTAGTTAAGAATCAAACATAAAATTGTAATTGAATCCTATTAGCACCATCCTCAGTTTTCAGTCTGAATAATCGTTCAGCTTTCATATACGCAGAGTAA encodes the following:
- the BRCA2 gene encoding breast cancer type 2 susceptibility protein isoform X4, whose amino-acid sequence is MNSFEDTFNMPAKSDGTLLLMPRALDAVEKCEINTDKAQGEGNVPSEQPNRRNTGISQEVKTTSWTEKSHSIEMKDSLLQNTDEDTGDGKDGCLIGHEKELESLKIAGDVQDYRAHKSSENEKPVKEDMPSSSSQWSQLNLSDLDVTHLEMSICSSPTSDLRGEKNLEEKSILMTDDDAVETSLLNTSGLIKAQKLLSVNLSEKCCEVKNSENNPTLEITPVKSVSLSVQDPNLVKGCAAEKVSKMSFLNRNSFSIESTNVMEYSVVYSGSFSKHLKTTSKSVVTDVLSHPLVCHATSPDNCNDLHLTNSENTLTKSGFKRLNMLSNLRKRSKRFIYTINNTLLYQEEKIQKEVTSELPIHPVLPHLESDLCEFEGCHVASVDKQDCLLFAERKHLQSNIKENNFSTCTLKMDIMDNSSDNSFNDRLKQQDLRDLGKNAREDQPATSLTCLEVSNTQKEDTTDSLNSEIISNIKRKVLTSAGLMARKRSRLLPKGCCLEKGEEDKYLSANVNDGATVPWSLKEQFAWSSPRDNERLIDMYHDTTSFTNGAFNNTLSQTNFGINGVSSGCCSKISTDKRHATDQWSVVDCREVLGPLGINCLENDTTGLKPGEKTDAGAFLEVVADNQEPKSVDNNESLQAAACNKVAVEIAKELLDCIDGNSLNEVISEEDKQVAPMYSSTKSKENLKYKGKSSENLNACGLNLGFGGFQTASNKQITFSEVSIAKGKMLFKDIENECFEASSMERVRNFSNQIKKENKFFSDSESKLGSNLPDSLDSQTSFLEPRHTHFIPHKVGLCKSFPRNEQSLQETNQTLTASQEAEIAELSSILEETGSQFEFTQFRKKSNTIQSRAFQQFGTVEIHGTTNVENTSETRKDTDFCSTFKSENPIKNDKYCTKQEDTNEDSKVVEYEKENAVVFHKNDKKVTFTNLDRNENRISDGSFPVAKQDSFSNFVGFTSAGNKKINISKAALTRSAELFRDLDDDNYLFKSSETSTRCRNSNGHMSFNCNFVRCLTKENKGKTVFVSDFKSIDAISHAGSVAHHVQKKNEESISTPFKENMENWTKRSINDNESVNCNSTNTIMNSLSSIKKHNQNHKTSKQFLNQGGCQVEGVLQEDSLDVTCLGDAITTAEEHSLSIPDEMENLSPHQKGEDRKQENEHLSHKFRTPAGGDISISDAALDNSLQLLNVQCGERDVNVLENSDKQKTNSKNTEGEDTIHDKVPLVNESRIKIGSHHCVQIPFKQEVDVEKNEVKGSYLTGFCTASGKTITIADGFLAKAEQFFAENVDLEKEHNDSFENPLKTRKCGKNCVKDCDLCIESSAQCDPEKLNFNKKLVPEEPGDQFKQTVESSPIKHTVILDTVKVDTFVNLGEDCERSSVTSYAHKKPDVRPGKSELESLPGQESDALSRTHWSEDGKLFAERTEYSAKKRDDSEDMHDFPVHSAASLHFMKVSNDLEENSLPGDTKSTLFVEVSNNKSNQSLLLTSKNISSHLNCDSKEFDLDYLNEPCADTNCFTDTTVNACQNQSLVSLPEDETNLTRLKETTLNIENQKGDLKQIVFSTAKGKAVSVSESALVRVRQMFQEDYSESVKHEIETNSRTNQTEIAGNSSSVIHAECPNSAKFLNATRSEEINSAASHFIKVNATASENGHQDTNAFADAKSVSNSQRPCFEQNIKLLGHLPVPDKQIKQSDSSTSSLGFFRTASGKPVQLSEESLRKARQLFSEMEGNNSLYVQEAYLVEEDVEKSEMHTEVVPGKMQMVLPKREENASTELISNPAFEFSTASGKQVTVSKNAYQKAKAILKESDYFLGGGLCITDQLSSIKECGQHVKSLTDKVISESKIEKSCNEDFDLKTIYPEETKSFLSTHHVKMPEYVPHSKKNKQLTLFKNSFQQEETRPFGKGQLNVGMKTESEAVSCRATAKAEVNIDLLQTPKNYLEAEAVESARAFMEDNLSDPGVRINAAQSFSGRLDKNFQNKTFGKRHFEEKNSLGEPPIKRQLLLEFNRTKNPPRSLKASKSTPDGIFKDRRKFMYHVPLKPITCQPFGAAKERQEVKNPTLTLPDQDFKGFKSKPAIFQHYALRQSSNGTSGVSTPCKASAKESEERSLYKSGKTVKTFIPPFKTKRTFSTGEQGSSKRCDSPISKNMTVETELNQIISEQNIAEPQDHQSCIQHAADTDLENGNLAMVKMMANLRCARDLQEMRITKKYRQNISSQPGSLYVIKTSARNRISLKTAVEEKSPSFYSTEELYTYGVSKYCIQINSTNAESFQFLIKDFFSKEYLLAGNGMQLADGGWLIPTDEGKAGKKEFYRALCDTPGVDPKLITEAWVYNHYRWIVWKLAAMEVSFPHEFANRCLTPETVLLQLKYRYDLEVDKSKRSAIKKITERDDAAGKTLVLCVSKIISLNTVVSPSSSNKNMESKKAAAIIEVTDGWYGIRALLDPPLKAFLHRRRLTVGQKIIVHGAELVGFQNGCTPLEAPDSLMLKISANSTRLARWHAKLGFHRDPRPFPLPLSSLYSEGGAVGCIDIVIQRTYPIQWMEKTSAGSYVFRNSRAEEREAAKYAEDQQKKMEALFAKIQAEYEKHEERTSRRTPRSRIVTRQQIHNLQDGAELYEAIQNASDPDYMEGYLSEDQLKALNAHRQLMNDKKQTQIQEEFKKALESAVQEENGCSKRDVSTVWKLCVVDYRKQEKHKGVILSIWRPLLDVCSLLKEGNRYRIYQLSTSQSKGRSDSTNIQLIATKKTQYLQLSVSQEMLVQIFFPRKALKFTSLSDPSFQPLCAEVDLVGVVVSVSRTGFTTMVYLSDESYNLVAVKICTDLRQFAIEDIVVRCSFISASNLQWQSQFRSEIPMLLAGDLSVFSASPKESYLQEKVNELRSMIENVASFCSDAESKLMNLLHRNLSLPPSLTKRCGLEYLSPPCNSGLYAEDKSLISSKMEVKHLSPLSTSTPNMKLVTEGSAKTPSSATINEDHPKNSKKRKAMDFLSCIPAPPPLTPICSIIPPSLKKAFQPPRSLGLQHSKSSKETNQNIGHVTPCRKLRETVHLPENDLVADEELAMINTQALMNYLPEEKKIDYVNENSSTIAANLSDDLSPKNSSRSTGEANNSSKSSSEVAEALQKCTKEPEDLLPACRMLQRQKPRKCY